From a single Eleginops maclovinus isolate JMC-PN-2008 ecotype Puerto Natales chromosome 2, JC_Emac_rtc_rv5, whole genome shotgun sequence genomic region:
- the meak7 gene encoding MTOR-associated protein MEAK7 produces the protein MGNTESVSVQKRLARFRPEERPIVEGVFDKLQGGAGGSSGTPGKTPAGKTLTLEMLQSSMGSVAPESMVRRVYQCMCSIDPGVAAPPAAGKSSSSAASGVGREQLVIFLSDTLRGTAEERAPLVRAMAQRGAGAVTAVTCEQVAELLEDLISTVVQILVHRGRLQAWKPERMGDSSLGVKLLAEQMCSELKPSDQGGCDVSCLEDWIFRIPQVSLYLEMLVSEGLDVSLSGRPAPTLLPRCRETPWKDLRCLLDLPSLMFLAPQLPDSYSAPWKLVFSTHLHGESFTRMVTGLTKCGPTLLLIRDTKGHVFGGFASHTWELKPKFQGDSRCFLFTVFPRLRVYTATGYNEHFMYLNQNQQTMPNGLGMGGQHGYFGLWLDSDFGHGHSRARPKCTTYGSPVLSAEEDFTLDSVEVWAVGKPPEPEEGEEGRGKKSVLDMDPEVQAMMEMTGKTLHSQGLREPEEDQEQ, from the exons ATGGGTAACACGGAGAGTGTGTCGGTGCAGAAGCGACTGGCCCGCTTTCGCCCGGAGGAGCGGCCCATTGTGGAGGGGGTCTTTGACAAGCTCCAAGGCGGCGCTGGGGGCTCTTCAGGAACCCCAGGGAAGACACCAGCAGGAAAGACTCTAACCCTGGAAAtgctgcag TCCTCAATGGGCAGCGTGGCCCCTGAATCTATGGTAAGGAGGGTCTATCAGTGCATGTGCAGCATTGATCCTGGAGTGGCAGCCCCCCCAGCTGCTGGGAAGAGTAgctcctctgctgcctctggAGTCGGGCGAGAGCAGCTGGTGATCTTTCTGTCCGACACCCTGAGGGGCACTGCAGAGGAACGGGCCCCTCTGGTCAGGGCGATGGCCCAGCGAGGAGCCGGGGCAGTTACTGCTGTCACCTGTGAGCAGGTAGCAGAG CTCCTTGAGGACCTGATTTCTACTGTAGTTCAGATTCTGGTCCACAGAGGGCGCCTGCAGGCCTGGAAGCCTGAGAGGATGGGTGATAGTTCTCTGGGTGTCAAACTGCTGGCAGAGCAGATGTGTTCTGAGCTTAAACCCTCAG atcAGGGTGGTTGTGATGTTTCTTGTCTGGAGGACTGGATCTTCAGGATCCCACAGGTCTCGTTGTACCTTGAGATGCTGGTATCTGAGGGTCTAGATGTGTCCCTGAGCGGCCGGCCGGCCCCCACCCTGCTGCCCCGCTGCAGGGAGACTCCTTGGAAAGATCTCAGGTGTCTGCTGGACCTTCCCTCCCTCATGTTCCTGGCACCACAG TTGCCAGACAGCTACAGCGCACCCTGGAAACTGGTGTTCTCCACACACCTGCACGGGGAAAGCTTCACCAGGATGGTTACCGGTCTGACCAAGTGTGGCCCCACCCTTCTGCTCATCAGAGACACCAAGGGCCATGTTTTCGGGGGCTTCGCCTCCCACACCTGGGAGCTCAAACCTAAGTTCCAGG gtgactCCAGATGCTTCCTGTTCACTGTGTTCCCCAGACTGAGAGTTTACACAGCGACAGGATATAACGAACACTTCATGTACCTCAACCAGAACCAGCAGACCATGCCCAATGGACTG GGTATGGGGGGGCAGCATGGATACTTCGGCCTGTGGCTGGATAGTGATTTCGGCCACGGTCACAGCCGTGCACGGCCCAAGTGCACCACATACGGCAGCCCCGTGCTGTCTGCGGAGGAGGACTTCACCCTGGATTCTGTGGAGGTGTGGGCGGTGGGGAAACCCCCAGAACCAGAGGAG GGCGAGGAGGGACGGGGCAAAAAGAGTGTCCTGGATATGGACCCCGAAGTCCAGGCCATGATGGAGATGACGGGGAAGACTCTACACAGTCAGGGCCTCAGGGAGCCAGAGGAGGATCAGGAGCAGTGA